A region from the Algoriphagus machipongonensis genome encodes:
- a CDS encoding sulfatase-like hydrolase/transferase: MAFLGTPYIKGQGCIKVLFTCLLVYSASLGFVSAQTKDLKPNIIWLIAEDISPALGAYGDPLAYTPNIDKLASLGVVYTNAWTVAPICAPSRSSLITGIYPTSLGTQHLRSEIEFPSKLNTLPELLKAEGYFVTNRDKTDYNFSAEGIYDYWSSQITPWRNRTSNEPFFSFINIGPSHEGSVNNPENYKRFTQDLDPSLIHDPNDVPLPPYYPDSKETREVWAHYYDILTVLDRNIGEVLDSLKKDGLMEETIIFFIADHGFGMPRYKRWLNKTGMHVPFILSVPEKFQDWAGLDSLIGKKDELVSFIDLAPTVLSLAGAEIPAYFEGSPFLGPQAIGKSQREFAFGARDRADDMVEMSRSVTDGDYIYIRHFMPHLPYIQEGFIFSDVKVAFKALRDLEKAGKTNAEQQKLWEPKPIEELYDLRSDPFETKNLANSPEYDQIKAKLQARLHTWILESRDLGLLAEAEYMTRSSSSTPYEYGKSQDYAVEKILLEAEKVGVATEEELISGLEDQESGVRYWAVMGIRQLESINEETAVLLEKLLRDESASVQIVAAETLSHFGYQEGVVEVLEKWVQDDRPWLALMAARNLLLIGPYARPAIPVMYQVLDKNLSQPGSQRKYKDANFASFTSWALEWALQELGEPIQVN; encoded by the coding sequence ATGGCATTTTTAGGAACACCATATATAAAAGGTCAAGGATGTATAAAGGTTCTTTTTACTTGTCTTCTTGTTTATTCTGCAAGTCTGGGATTTGTATCTGCCCAAACAAAAGACTTGAAGCCCAATATCATCTGGCTAATAGCCGAGGATATAAGTCCAGCTTTAGGGGCTTATGGAGACCCTTTAGCATATACTCCCAATATTGACAAATTAGCCTCCCTTGGTGTCGTTTATACGAATGCCTGGACAGTTGCTCCAATTTGTGCTCCCTCAAGGTCCAGTTTGATAACGGGGATTTATCCCACTTCACTAGGTACACAGCACTTAAGGTCAGAAATTGAATTTCCTTCTAAACTCAATACCCTTCCAGAACTCCTGAAAGCAGAAGGTTATTTTGTTACTAACAGAGATAAAACAGACTATAATTTTTCAGCAGAGGGAATTTATGATTATTGGTCTTCCCAAATCACCCCTTGGAGAAATAGAACTTCAAACGAGCCGTTTTTCAGTTTTATCAATATTGGGCCATCCCATGAAGGATCTGTAAACAATCCAGAAAATTATAAAAGGTTTACTCAAGATTTAGACCCTTCCTTAATTCATGATCCCAATGATGTACCACTCCCTCCATATTATCCCGATAGTAAAGAAACCAGAGAAGTTTGGGCTCATTATTATGATATACTGACGGTTTTGGATAGAAATATAGGGGAGGTGTTGGATTCCCTAAAAAAGGATGGTTTGATGGAGGAAACCATAATCTTTTTTATTGCGGATCATGGTTTTGGTATGCCACGATACAAAAGATGGTTAAACAAAACCGGAATGCATGTACCATTCATTCTGTCTGTTCCAGAAAAATTTCAAGATTGGGCGGGTTTGGATAGCTTAATAGGAAAAAAGGATGAATTGGTAAGTTTCATTGATTTGGCACCTACAGTTCTCTCCCTGGCCGGAGCAGAAATTCCAGCCTATTTTGAGGGCTCTCCCTTTTTAGGTCCGCAAGCAATTGGTAAAAGCCAAAGAGAATTTGCTTTTGGAGCTAGAGATAGGGCCGATGATATGGTAGAAATGTCTCGATCTGTAACAGATGGGGATTATATCTATATCAGACACTTTATGCCCCATCTGCCATATATTCAGGAAGGGTTTATTTTTTCCGATGTGAAAGTGGCTTTCAAAGCACTGAGAGATCTTGAGAAAGCCGGTAAAACCAATGCCGAACAGCAGAAGTTATGGGAACCTAAACCTATTGAGGAATTATATGATTTAAGAAGTGATCCCTTTGAAACAAAGAACCTGGCCAATTCCCCAGAATATGATCAAATTAAAGCAAAGCTTCAAGCAAGACTTCACACCTGGATATTGGAATCCCGTGATTTAGGGCTTTTGGCAGAAGCTGAATATATGACTAGAAGTAGCAGCTCAACTCCTTATGAATATGGAAAAAGTCAAGATTATGCTGTTGAAAAGATTCTCTTGGAAGCCGAAAAAGTAGGGGTTGCGACTGAAGAGGAGCTCATTTCGGGGTTAGAAGATCAAGAGAGCGGGGTACGATATTGGGCGGTCATGGGAATTAGACAATTGGAAAGTATCAATGAGGAAACTGCAGTTCTTTTGGAGAAACTTTTAAGGGATGAGTCGGCCTCTGTACAAATTGTTGCAGCTGAGACCTTATCACATTTTGGATATCAGGAAGGAGTTGTAGAAGTGTTGGAAAAATGGGTTCAGGATGATAGGCCTTGGTTAGCGTTGATGGCTGCAAGGAACTTGTTATTAATTGGTCCATATGCCCGTCCTGCTATCCCAGTAATGTATCAGGTGCTTGATAAAAATTTAAGTCAACCTGGTTCTCAAAGAAAGTATAAGGATGCCAATTTCGCCTCTTTTACAAGCTGGGCTTTGGAATGGGCGCTTCAGGAGTTAGGGGAACCAATTCAAGTGAATTGA
- a CDS encoding family 78 glycoside hydrolase catalytic domain, which produces MKKYLIILLLLLSPLLVQAQTKKNAPWISYPSANVTDYGVYHFRKTFDLKEIPENLLVHVSADNRYNLFVNGQRVSYGPAKGDFKTYNYDVLDIAPYLTSGDNVIAALVYNGGKDKPLAFFSAQTAFMLDVEEEDFDFLRTNGSWKVFENPAYSVISYQEMLFDERWFYGFYACGGGDQVDGNKYPWGWEELQFDESCWLNAEPLHFDGNAPWNLVPRKIPFMASHSVYPQRIKEITGFDEKSGAWNGRSKITIPSNTEATVLIDFEVLTMGYPELTTSGGENSSIKIKYAEALYEEVNLKAHRDSVANLTMYGVWDIFQTDGKASRTFRPLWKRTFRYVKLEIETQDTPLEILSFINEYSGYPYPDMATFVSDDSKLNEVFTISQRTLQMCSGETYYDTPYYEQLSYGGDNRPIANISTYNSTDDRLLREVLRLYTQSENNETGLFKSAYPSRFDFDQGTWSMAWIQTLLDYYEMRGDMDFILPFVPNMEKILGFYERHLDEETGLIGTVRNKNFIDWSITKGSIPRANDQMEMVQSTMLTMYYVHTLDCAVKLYNYMGDGEKSKQWARISEEIKSAVRENSWDEEKGLFSDYPNSQVFSQHTNILAILSDVVPENEQKDLLKRVLSFKDFDEMASSYFSFFLFKAMQKTDQEELYLENLDFWYDFLDRGLTTCGETGFPSHDRSDSHAWSAHPAYYLLNSVAGIKSAEVGFKSVLISPHLGSLTDLKASMPHPNGAISIEYQVIGKELVAQIELPEGLLGIWEFNEEEIALKPGVNRIRQKL; this is translated from the coding sequence ATGAAAAAATATTTAATCATACTTCTGCTGTTATTGAGTCCACTTTTGGTTCAGGCTCAAACCAAAAAAAATGCTCCGTGGATTTCTTATCCTTCTGCAAATGTGACGGATTACGGGGTTTATCATTTTAGAAAAACATTTGACTTAAAAGAGATTCCTGAAAATCTGCTTGTCCACGTTTCTGCGGATAATAGGTATAACCTATTCGTCAACGGACAACGGGTGTCATATGGACCTGCAAAAGGAGATTTCAAGACTTACAATTATGATGTTTTGGATATAGCCCCTTATTTAACTAGTGGGGATAATGTAATTGCTGCACTAGTTTACAATGGGGGAAAAGATAAACCTTTGGCATTTTTCTCCGCTCAAACTGCTTTTATGCTAGATGTGGAAGAAGAAGATTTTGACTTTTTGAGGACAAATGGAAGTTGGAAAGTATTTGAAAATCCTGCCTATTCCGTCATTTCTTATCAAGAAATGCTATTTGATGAACGATGGTTTTATGGGTTTTATGCTTGTGGAGGTGGAGACCAAGTCGATGGAAACAAATACCCTTGGGGATGGGAAGAATTACAGTTCGATGAAAGTTGCTGGCTCAATGCTGAACCCCTACATTTTGATGGAAATGCTCCCTGGAATCTAGTCCCAAGAAAGATTCCTTTTATGGCATCCCATTCGGTTTATCCTCAAAGAATCAAGGAAATAACCGGTTTTGATGAAAAATCAGGCGCTTGGAATGGTCGAAGTAAAATTACCATTCCTTCCAATACTGAGGCTACTGTTTTGATTGATTTTGAAGTTTTGACCATGGGATATCCTGAGCTTACTACTTCAGGAGGAGAAAACAGCTCCATTAAAATTAAATATGCGGAGGCGCTATACGAGGAGGTAAACCTCAAAGCACATAGGGATTCGGTGGCTAATTTGACCATGTATGGTGTTTGGGATATTTTCCAGACAGATGGAAAAGCATCCAGAACGTTTAGACCTTTATGGAAAAGGACTTTTCGGTACGTCAAATTGGAAATAGAAACTCAAGATACACCCCTTGAAATTTTATCATTTATAAATGAATATTCTGGTTATCCTTACCCAGATATGGCAACATTTGTAAGCGATGATTCAAAACTAAATGAGGTTTTTACGATCAGTCAGCGAACATTACAAATGTGTTCAGGGGAAACATACTACGATACACCCTATTACGAGCAATTAAGTTATGGTGGTGATAATAGACCCATTGCAAATATCTCTACCTATAATTCAACAGATGATCGACTCTTAAGAGAGGTACTTCGACTATACACGCAATCTGAGAATAATGAAACGGGGCTTTTTAAGTCTGCCTACCCCTCACGATTTGATTTTGATCAAGGCACTTGGTCAATGGCCTGGATTCAAACTTTGTTGGATTATTATGAAATGCGAGGGGATATGGATTTTATACTTCCTTTTGTTCCCAATATGGAGAAAATTCTAGGGTTTTATGAAAGGCATCTCGATGAAGAAACAGGGCTTATTGGAACTGTTAGAAACAAGAATTTCATTGACTGGAGTATCACAAAAGGCTCAATACCTAGAGCGAATGATCAAATGGAAATGGTCCAGTCCACCATGCTTACTATGTATTACGTCCATACCCTAGATTGTGCGGTGAAACTTTATAATTATATGGGTGATGGAGAAAAATCTAAGCAATGGGCCAGAATTTCGGAAGAAATCAAATCTGCTGTTCGGGAAAACAGCTGGGATGAAGAAAAAGGACTTTTTAGTGACTACCCCAACAGCCAGGTTTTTTCTCAGCATACCAATATTTTGGCAATACTTTCTGATGTAGTTCCAGAAAATGAACAAAAAGACTTATTAAAAAGAGTGTTATCCTTCAAGGATTTTGATGAAATGGCAAGTTCATATTTTTCATTCTTTTTATTTAAGGCTATGCAGAAAACTGACCAAGAGGAATTGTACCTGGAAAACCTGGATTTCTGGTATGATTTCTTGGACAGGGGCTTGACAACCTGTGGTGAAACGGGCTTTCCTTCTCATGATAGATCGGATAGTCATGCTTGGAGTGCTCATCCAGCTTATTATTTATTAAACTCAGTGGCAGGGATTAAATCAGCTGAAGTAGGGTTTAAATCAGTTTTGATTTCACCTCATTTGGGTTCCCTGACAGATTTAAAAGCTTCTATGCCGCATCCCAATGGTGCTATTTCAATAGAATACCAGGTGATTGGTAAAGAGCTTGTCGCACAAATTGAATTGCCCGAAGGATTACTTGGAATTTGGGAATTTAATGAGGAAGAAATTGCTTTGAAACCAGGTGTAAACCGAATTAGACAAAAGTTATAA